The sequence below is a genomic window from Cicer arietinum cultivar CDC Frontier isolate Library 1 chromosome 6, Cicar.CDCFrontier_v2.0, whole genome shotgun sequence.
ATATTGATGCTTTAATCTACCTTCTTGATGTttctattattataataattattttgttgtggCAATGTGGATTATTATGACATTTGAAATTGGTTTCTATAATAGGCAAGGAAAGCACTAAGAGCCTTAAAGGGATTGGTAAAGTTACAAGCACTTGTGAGAGGGTACTTAGTAAGGAAGCAAGCAACAGCAACACTACACAGTATGCAAGCTCTAATTAGAGCTCAAGCAACAGTAAGGTCTCATAAATCTCGTGGACTCATCAACACAAAGAATGAAACACATAGATCTCAAACACAAGCAAGAAGATCCACGGTACACTACTACAGATCTCATATTCTCTAGTATCACTTGAATAGTGTTTTGTTTGCACTTTGCatttgtaattgtaattgttTGTATAAAATGTTTTGCAGGAAAGGTACAATGAGAGTAATAGGAGTGAATACACAGCATCAATTCCAATCCACAGTAGAAGACTATCATCTTCATTTGACGCTACAATGAACAACACAAACAGTTATGAAATTGAGAGTCCAAAAATAGTAGAAGTTGATACTGGAAGACCAAAATCAAGGTCTAGAAGAAGCAACACATCAATTTCAGATTTTGGAGATGACCCatcatttcaaacactatcatCTCCTCTTCCAATCACTCCATCTCAATTATTCATTCCAAATCAAAGAAATTTCAACGAATCAGATTGGGGAATAACAGGTGAAGAATACAAATTTTCAACAGCACAAAGCACACCACGTTTCAAAAACTCTTGCACTTGTGGTTTTATTGCACCTTCAACACCTAAAACAATTTGTGGAGACAATTTTTACATTGGTGAATATGGTGATTTTCCTAATTACATGGCTAATACACAGTCTTTTAAGGCTAAGTTAAGGTCTCATAGTGCTCCAAAGCAAAGACCAGAACCAAAAAAGAGGGTTTCACTGAATGAAATGATGGAATCTAGAAGTAGTTTGAGTGGTGTTAGAATGCAGAGATCTTGTTCACAGATTCAAGAAGCTGTTAATTTTAAGAATGCTGTTATGAGGAAACTAGATAGGTCCACTGATTTTGATGGAAATTTTTCCAATCAGAGGAAGTGGTGATTTGTTAAGAAGCATTTATGAGAGAGCTAGTTTTCTTATTGTTTAAGTATTTATTACTATCACATTGTTTTGAATAGGAAAATAGATTAGCTCTCTAATTTGCAGACATATAGTGGGTAGGAAACAGGGAACTTTATCTTCCTACATTTTCAGCGCAAGAGTAATTAATTATcttgaatttgttttttataatttgtttagtATAGTTTCACTTTTTTGTATCTAATTGAAAGAGAGGAGATGAAATTGTGTGAAAGAATGGTAGTAGAAAAACATGACCCAAACTAATTCTATATGTTCTGTTATTGAAAAGAAAACATTCTATTTTACCCCTATTTTGAGAGGTGTAAATTAAAGCTTAATTATATTTGAGGTGAAAGAAAATGTGTACTATGTACCTCAAAAAAGTGAAGCAACAGCATTAATATATGAGGAAATAAAAGGCATATTAAATAGTTTTCCAACAATTTTGAATCACAGGCAATCAGAAATTGTTGATGAGTTGAAGTTAGTATTAAAATCCCAAGTAATTGCAAGAAAGAATGATTGAGAAATCGGTTTTCATTGAATGATGTGGGGGAATCTTTAATGTCAGGGAACACAGTTTATGTCTTCCTGCTGCATCACGTACTATGATTTGACATTTGCTGTTATGTATGTGTGTCTACACTCATTTTTAACTTTCTAAATTctgcttttttttctttaacactTCGCTTAAACCTTCATTTACAAaagttaaatcaattttaatttagataACAATGCTAGCGTGTTGCTGGCTGCAAACTTGTTAACATTGTCATTGGGGAAATGCAAATGCAAATGCAAATGCATTGTGGCAACAATATTGAATGTGTATCAATATATCCATTTATTATCATCCCGTTTGATCAAAGactcattcaaaaatttagagCAGTGGAAACATTATATATCTTTTGTAACTATTATCATATGTTATATTATAGTTTATGAATtaagaataaaagaaatatacttAAAATTATGACGTgttaaattgaataattataatagaatGATAgtcta
It includes:
- the LOC101513942 gene encoding protein IQ-domain 26 isoform X3, whose amino-acid sequence is MGRATRWLKSLFGIKRDKEHKNNSSTKWTPPPPPHAFSERDSRGLCHNPATIPPNISPAEAAWVQSFYSETEKEQNKHAIAVAAATAAAADAAVAAAQAAVAVVRLTSHGRDSMFGGGHQRFAAVKIQTIFRGYLARKALRALKGLVKLQALVRGYLVRKQATATLHSMQALIRAQATVRSHKSRGLINTKNETHRSQTQARRSTERYNESNRSEYTASIPIHSRRLSSSFDATMNNTNSYEIESPKIVEVDTGRPKSRSRRSNTSISDFGDDPSFQTLSSPLPITPSQLFIPNQRNFNESDWGITGEEYKFSTAQSTPRFKNSCTCGFIAPSTPKTICGDNFYIGEYGDFPNYMANTQSFKAKLRSHSAPKQRPEPKKRVSLNEMMESRSSLSGVRMQRSCSQIQEAVNFKNAVMRKLDRSTDFDGNFSNQRKW
- the LOC101513942 gene encoding protein IQ-domain 26 isoform X1 gives rise to the protein MPSPMFQFSEVFTSTCNSIPRNQRLQPMGRATRWLKSLFGIKRDKEHKNNSSTKWTPPPPPHAFSERDSRGLCHNPATIPPNISPAEAAWVQSFYSETEKEQNKHAIAVAAATAAAADAAVAAAQAAVAVVRLTSHGRDSMFGGGHQRFAAVKIQTIFRGYLARKALRALKGLVKLQALVRGYLVRKQATATLHSMQALIRAQATVRSHKSRGLINTKNETHRSQTQARRSTERYNESNRSEYTASIPIHSRRLSSSFDATMNNTNSYEIESPKIVEVDTGRPKSRSRRSNTSISDFGDDPSFQTLSSPLPITPSQLFIPNQRNFNESDWGITGEEYKFSTAQSTPRFKNSCTCGFIAPSTPKTICGDNFYIGEYGDFPNYMANTQSFKAKLRSHSAPKQRPEPKKRVSLNEMMESRSSLSGVRMQRSCSQIQEAVNFKNAVMRKLDRSTDFDGNFSNQRKW
- the LOC101513942 gene encoding protein IQ-domain 26 isoform X2, which produces MVFTSTCNSIPRNQRLQPMGRATRWLKSLFGIKRDKEHKNNSSTKWTPPPPPHAFSERDSRGLCHNPATIPPNISPAEAAWVQSFYSETEKEQNKHAIAVAAATAAAADAAVAAAQAAVAVVRLTSHGRDSMFGGGHQRFAAVKIQTIFRGYLARKALRALKGLVKLQALVRGYLVRKQATATLHSMQALIRAQATVRSHKSRGLINTKNETHRSQTQARRSTERYNESNRSEYTASIPIHSRRLSSSFDATMNNTNSYEIESPKIVEVDTGRPKSRSRRSNTSISDFGDDPSFQTLSSPLPITPSQLFIPNQRNFNESDWGITGEEYKFSTAQSTPRFKNSCTCGFIAPSTPKTICGDNFYIGEYGDFPNYMANTQSFKAKLRSHSAPKQRPEPKKRVSLNEMMESRSSLSGVRMQRSCSQIQEAVNFKNAVMRKLDRSTDFDGNFSNQRKW